Within Diospyros lotus cultivar Yz01 chromosome 15, ASM1463336v1, whole genome shotgun sequence, the genomic segment aaaacaaaaatgataagaGATTATATTAAGCCCATCAACATGGGGACCCCAAGTGACTTGCAAGGAACAGATTACTTCATCAGAACTCGAATGAAGATAGAAGAAGTATAGAAGAACTATTACGTCACACAATAGCCTATGAAAACAGATTCAGCATATGTAGACAGAATGAGATGATTCTATTTTCAAGGTCCCTATTCATCCCTGATGAAACATGATTAAATACCCTCAATCAATTCCCTGAACTCTAATCGAACTGTAGCTCAAAAGGAATAAAGGAAACTATGagaataatttgtttttctctACCATGAAGAGAAGGAACAAAATCCAGAGGCATACGGCTTACCAGGATCCACGGATATAGCTGAAATAAGAGGACCATATACTCCTCTAACAGGGACAGCAGTTGTCCCTCGTCCAGCCCAATAAAAGCGGATTTCCAGTGTGCCATTGGTCACAATTGCATCGTATGTCATTGTGATACTCCTACCAGCCCCACCCGCTTTATCCACAATGTTGAAATCTTTTTCCACCAACTTTCCCTGCAACAATTCCTTATGGTCATGATCTTACTTGGGCTCTTTCTTGGGTTAGCTTTCTTAAATTTGAACAACATCAATGCCACATGGACAGGAAAATCAAATGATGAATTACATGGAAGCAATATCTCCCAATAAGAATAAcacataaaatagaaaatgcCAGCAGTATCCATTCTTAACAAAGaactgaaaagaaaaacaaataaaaaagggtaGTACACTGCAAGAATCTACCTGAATGTAAATATCAAATACACGCCTTCCAAGGCTGCTATATGTCTTGTCATCAGTAAACATGATTTCTGCAAAATGAAGGTTCACTTTGTAGTTTTCATTCTTCAGGCAGAACCCGTAATAGACCAGAGATAGGGGGGAAATTCGTGCATCCATGTACAATTCTGGATCCTTCACAGAAAGGATTGAAGTATTTTTCTGAATAAAGGACTTTAAACTGCCACCATCATCCATGAAGTCACCTGTGCTACTAAATGCCCAGTTACTATTACTTTCAACGAACATCAAACTCGTACCCAGGGTTGTAGTATCAGCTTCATATTTGGTGCCACTGCCAACATTTACTTCTTTGCCACCACAGTTTATGCGGAAGGAATACCAAGCTGATATAAAGCATAACCAGATTAAGAGATGAAGAAACAAGCAGACTAACAACCATCCCCCTCAATTTCAAAATCAAGTCCACATTTATCTATAGTTGCAATTTATATCTGAGATATAGGCTTGGCTTGTTTTAACATAAACCATTTTACATTGGAAAACAATTTACATGcgcaaaaaaatatgttttccatatttcttGTCATTCAAAACCGGAAAATATGTAAaacatttttcagaaaaatgtTTTACTTCTAAAAGAAAACAGATCCATAAGATTTATGTTTCAAGTAAAGACTATAAGCGTttcttggaaaataaataaataaaaagactgACATCTCCCCCAGTGCAAACTTTGAGATCCACAGTACAGATCACAAGGGGAAAGGCCAAACAGAATTTTGAACAAGTCAAACACATTGCATTGCTATTGTAAGTCCAACATTTCAACTGTACACATCATATTTTcagcttatatatatttttaaagaagGTGTAAATCAAATTGATTGatcttagcaaaaaaaaaaaaaatcagctgAATTGCAACTCTATCATCATTAGCTGCCCTCGTTTCAATatgagcaaaaacaaaaagttatGGTAGTACAGTAAGGAAACTGGTAGCTATATGCAAGTTCCAATGCCATAATCTGTTATTTTGGATCATTATTACCTCGTGACACATCAACAAATCTAGATTTATCAACCAAGGcatgttaaaattttatgccAAAATCACATCAATTACTAAGTTACAATTACCCAaagaattttaacaaaaaattgaacaatTCAGATTTCAAACGCCAAACTTATTCAGGTATTGGACTTAAGGCCATAGACCCTACCAAGGGCTCTAACCATGTCATACAGACACATCTAATTATCCAACGTCAAACAAATATGCCTGAGGACAGTCACACTTTAATGACTCTAATCATTTCTTCAGAAATAAGTAACACAGCACATGTAATGTGTAGgaatattacatataaatttatatggcCTTCATAATTTTTTGGATCTATCTATTAATTTCAGGCCCTAGCATTTACTGTGTCAATTTCTATCATACTTATCACTTTTCACATAGCTTTCACATCAATATGGCAAATCAAAAGGAGAGAACAAAACTTACTTCGACTACAATGAGTGCTTGTCAAGCAGGATGAAATTCCACTAACAAAACAATTTGAGATCACAAAGTAGTTAGCATCCTTTCATTATACAAACATGAGAAGGGAACAAACTGAAGAAATTTCTTATAAAGGTTAACGTAATTCTTCAAAGGTTTAAAACTTACGTGCTACCATTCAAAGAGCTACCAAACAAGTTCCtgtataaaaatacaataacatGGTTACAgtaagatcttgaagaaattatAACAATACCGAGTTGTATGTATTCTTACACTTCACTCTCCTGACAACCTTGGGAGCCCGGGGTAAAGTTGTTAAATGAAAGATCACTGCAATAAAATTGACACCACAATTTCATCAATGCTAGAAATTTTACACTCGGTTGCTAATCCATGACCACTAGATTTGTTATTAACAAATCAATTGTAACAAACATTGTAAGTGAGATACCTATCAGTTTAATCTGGGATAAGGCTATATATCTAGAAATACCATCTTTATGCGGTAAGTTCGAATATTGTTCTAGGTAATTATCCAAAAGAGACAGCTTAATGTACAAGTTGCTTGCCACTGTGGGATCTAGGGGATTAGACATGTGCAGCTTACCCCCCACACACAAGAAAACTGTTTATGCAATTTGAACCCCTGACACCAGGTCAAGATTGAGAGGCCCTAACTCTGgccattgaaattttgttttaggTTATTAGGCAACAAAAATACTTTTCACAGATGTTGGACAGTATCAACTTAATCCCTTATACACGCTAATTGAAAATCAAGATACAGAAATAATATTCttatccattttcttctctcaaGGCCACACAAAGGTAGCATCATCAGTGTATAAAATTTAATCTAAGAGTATTGCTATGGCTTTAGAAATAATCGTGGGACACATTACggtaagaaaattaaattctcGACAGCTTTTGATGATCCAATCCGATTCCACAGACTTGCATGATAATTAAAGGTTCATGATACTAAAGGACAGAAAGTACCCCATTTGCAAATGAACATTAAGTAGCCTAGACAGTAGGAGACTAGCATGTGCGGATGATAACTTACACATTCTCTGATTTTTTCAGGATCCAATCAGGCACAGGTCCACTTAGTAAGTTCCCAGTTAAGAAGCTAAGGAAAACAAATATCACAAAAATTAGTTTGGTTATCAGTTGCTCACAGTATGGTAGCATCAATATTGCGATAACAAACTCATCCAACATTCTCACACAAATATTACACTGACAACAATTCAAAAACACTGTATCCCACTTGACACATGCACCCATCCTGCTGATTCAAGTGGTACAACCAGTGCCCGTGAAATCTAGCAACCAAAACATAGAAAATATTGGTGTCCATACATGTAATCTGTATCTGCCAGACTACTAAAGCTGCTTGGAATTTCTCCACTCAACTTGTTGAAGCTCAGGTCTCTGCAAGAGAAATCACAATCAAGtttcaaaatgacatttttcttaTTAACTGCTTTATTTAGCAAAACGCAAAATTCAGAACCAGATATTAAgcattataaattataatgCTTGGAACATAAGTAACATTTTTGCAGCATAACACATCTAAAGCAAACCAAATTCTGGAAAAAGCTGTGATTGGTTTAAACTCTTCCAAATGAGAAGTTTCAGCTTTCACCTTCAAATGTTCGCAACTTATCAATCATATTCTTCTGCTTAAGTATACATAAGAAAGTTGTCCACAAATGGCAGGGAAAATTATGCACCGTCACATGGTTCTGAACTTGTGAGATGTGTAATGACATAAGATGATTTGTCCACAAATGGCAGGGAAAATTAGATGCAAAGAGTGTTGAGAAGTAATTTGTGATCAGTTTCCCAATCAATAATAAATGCAGGGTCTTTTGGAAGAACAAGAAGTCAGCCTTGAAAATATGGTAGAAGTATTGGAATAGAAAAGAAGCTTAGAATTCAGAAGGTATATTTAATGTTTGTTATTCTGGAATTATCCTTGTATTCTATATATTCTGTAACGTATCTGGTTTGAAGTTAAGGAAGAAAATCAGTTAAAGCAATATAATATTCTACAGAGCAGCAGCTCTGCATTTCGTAAACATTTGATTTTCCGATCCTTCCTACCACATCTTCCGCTTGCCCCCAACAAAGAGAAAGGTAAAAAGGATTTAAATACTAACAAAGTCTTCAAACTTGTCACTGCCCCAAGATATTCAGGTAAAGATCCATTAAGATTGCAATTCCGCAATATACTGCAACAAAATGAAATGTGTACCACATAAAGTTAGCAGAAGATGATAATATATTCTTTAGTGATACTATATTACATAAACAATCAACTTACAGATACTTCAGGCTTGTCATATTATTTAGGGGTGGAAAAGGTGCTTGGGTTCCATTTAAGTCACTGATTCTCCTGCATATTTTAGTCCAGCTTAGAACAGCATTAATCATCGAAAATTGCTAAACGAGCAAAATTCAGAAGTCATGGGAGTAGAAGGCTTTACTGACAAGTCAGACATTTTGGTCAAAAGAGCAATGCCAGGAGGAATTGGACCTTCCAAACCACTCGCGTGCATCACTCTGCATGACACGGTTTTACATGAAAAAGTAGCTGAGAGAAAACTATAGAATTGAACAATGGTTAACCAGAGCAAAAGACAGGTCAAGCTCTTACATTTTTTGAAGATTTGTCCAGCTCTGGATGAAATTGGGTATCTTTCCAGTGAAGTGGTTGTCGCTAAGCCGACTGCatcatttcaaataattattcaataGCCCGCTGGAAATGGAAAGGCGGATAACTAGAGAAAGAAATTCGAAAGACCCGTGAAAGAGAAATAAACTTACATGTCCTTCAAGTTGGTCAGCTTTGAGAGTGTTTCGGGCAGCTCCCCCGTAAAATTGTTTGAACTCAAATGTCttcatcaacaaaatggtgtcaACCATTAAATCAGTTGCCCTTCAACTTAAGAACATTTACTCCGAAAACTTAAGTTGATAGAGAAAGATACAGATGGCAATATAACATTTCTACACTATTTTTTATGCAAGGCATCTAATGAACAACCTATCAAAGTATTGAAAACCTCAACCAAATTATAAAGACTGCCAAAAGGCTTGGAAATTGTAAATGTTTCTACCAAAAACAAGATCTTACAGTTTCTCTAAGCGAGAAAGATCCCCAATCTCTGGAGGAATAAGACCTGACAACTGATTGAACTCCACAGTTCTGCAAACATCAAACTCAAATTCTTAGAAACAACAAGATGCATTTCTTTTTCCGAATTCATGCAGATAAGAAAATGGGTACTCAGTATTTTACAGATTGGCAAGCGTGCTGATGTTTCCAAGTTCTTTTGGGATTGGACCGGTTAGCCGGTTTACAATGAGGGAGCTGCAAATGACAGGACCCCACTTTCATTAGAAACATAGAACAAGAAAAAGCTTGAACACCGTTACAACATAAAGGAACGGCATTTGATAAGCACACATACATGTTTATTAGTTGCGTGGTGCCCCATTCTAGAGGGATAGTACCGTTAATGTAGTTTCGGCTAAGATCACTGCCCAATAATACCAATAACATACAATACAGTGAAATGAGTAATcaggaaaatttaaaaaagaggGCAATGAAGTGTTGAATTGAGGGGGAAGTGGTTTTTACTTACATTTCTTGGAGGTAAGGGAGATTGACCAATTCTGTTGGGAGCGTCCCGTTAAGATTCTGGGATTTGAGAACTCTAGAAttcaataaagaagaagaagaattcagGCTGCGTTTGAAGAATTCAGGAATTGACAGAGAAATTGGTTGtttctttgattcaaagaaagaaattagTGCTGTCTTTGTTTGATTCTCTTTATAACATTACTTCACTCAATTGATTCTTCCCTCTCAAATTGATTTATAACAATTCTGATCATTGTTATTTAAACCCCATAGtttaatttagtatttaaagtccctataatttatttttgccttTCAAATATCCCCTTTGCTAAAATAACTTAATAGAGCTTAAAATACCATCACTAAAACCATGCAGGGATCCAATAAGGGTAGTTAAATTAACATAAGctctttaaaaatataataatatactaacaaaatcttaaatgaaaaaaataagttttataaaatttatgtagaaATAACTCAAATCATAAGAGTTAGATCTAATTAAccctttcatttatttttattttacttgtaCAAAAAAATagcatgaaattttattttttattcttttaccCCTCaagtttcatttattgtaacagTTTTACTTGAGTTAACTTATTTCATAGCAATTcctttataaaaatatacaaagaatCCAAGTTAAGTAGGTTATGAATTGAATATatagattataattttaataaaaattaaagtgaaaATGACGTTATGCTAAGACTTGAAcctcaaattattttaaaaaagaacaattcaaatattttagaccaattgttaaaaaaaatcattattgaaGATGTTACAATGTGTAcaaaatatgaatgtaaaaaataaattattcagaAAGTAGTGATGTTTATTGtcgataaaatacaagaaacaagATTACAATGGCTTAAAGTTAGTTAATGtcatttatgaaaaaatgaGTGACACTTCTGTATTTATACAAAATTCTAGGGTGTCtagtgtaatttacccaaattTTTAGTAAGAAAGTAAATTAACCacaatttgggggggggggggggggggggggggaaagaagatgatgatgatgaaagcAGAAGATTCAGACCAGGAACAGATAATTCCCATTTTTTccaagaggagagagaagattTTCCCcagaaaataagaaacataCATGCTAGTGACATGGCAAACGGTGTTGTCGGAGAAGGAGCAATCACAGGTGACTGCATTCTCAAACCCTTTGCTTGGGTTTAGGGTGGCCCAGCCCTTCTCTCCACCGCATGGATCCACACTGAAATCCCAATCCTCCTTCCCCAAAGTCTTGCCAATTTGCTTCAGAACTTCCACTGTAAACACCACAATCAAACTCAAATTAACAAGTAAACTCACTGCAACTGCAATCAAAATCCACAAACAAAAGACCCCAAAGTAATGAAGAAATCACATCTGAAAATTTGCTCGATGGTAAGAAACTATAGTTACATACTCTCCGTCTCGATCAATTGTGATTACGGGTTCTTATC encodes:
- the LOC127791809 gene encoding probable leucine-rich repeat receptor-like serine/threonine-protein kinase At3g14840 isoform X3, translating into MNPALLMNMMTFFSRSLLSLLLIICAISIFFPVSVSAASLAADEVEVLKQIGKTLGKEDWDFSVDPCGGEKGWATLNPSKGFENAVTCDCSFSDNTVCHVTSIVLKSQNLNGTLPTELVNLPYLQEIDLSRNYINGTIPLEWGTTQLINISLIVNRLTGPIPKELGNISTLANLTVEFNQLSGLIPPEIGDLSRLEKLHLSSNNFTGELPETLSKLTNLKDIRLSDNHFTGKIPNFIQSWTNLQKIVMHASGLEGPIPPGIALLTKMSDLRISDLNGTQAPFPPLNNMTSLKYLILRNCNLNGSLPEYLGAVTSLKTLDLSFNKLSGEIPSSFSSLADTDYIDLSFNNFTPGSQGCQESEVNLFGSSLNGSTGISSCLTSTHCSRTWYSFRINCGGKEVNVGSGTKYEADTTTLGTSLMFVESNSNWAFSSTGDFMDDGGSLKSFIQKNTSILSVKDPELYMDARISPLSLVYYGFCLKNENYKVNLHFAEIMFTDDKTYSSLGRRVFDIYIQGKLVEKDFNIVDKAGGAGRSITMTYDAIVTNGTLEIRFYWAGRGTTAVPVRGVYGPLISAISVDPDFTPPSEGGNGMSTGAVVGIVAAVAFVIILLLGILWWRGSLKGKDTRDEGGVNDYFVPGI
- the LOC127791809 gene encoding probable leucine-rich repeat receptor-like serine/threonine-protein kinase At3g14840 isoform X2 — encoded protein: MNMMIFFSRSLLSLLLIICAISIFFPVSVSAASLAADEVEVLKQIGKTLGKEDWDFSVDPCGGEKGWATLNPSKGFENAVTCDCSFSDNTVCHVTSIVLKSQNLNGTLPTELVNLPYLQEIDLSRNYINGTIPLEWGTTQLINISLIVNRLTGPIPKELGNISTLANLTVEFNQLSGLIPPEIGDLSRLEKLHLSSNNFTGELPETLSKLTNLKDIRLSDNHFTGKIPNFIQSWTNLQKIVMHASGLEGPIPPGIALLTKMSDLRISDLNGTQAPFPPLNNMTSLKYLILRNCNLNGSLPEYLGAVTSLKTLDLSFNKLSGEIPSSFSSLADTDYIFLTGNLLSGPVPDWILKKSENVDLSFNNFTPGSQGCQESEVNLFGSSLNGSTGISSCLTSTHCSRTWYSFRINCGGKEVNVGSGTKYEADTTTLGTSLMFVESNSNWAFSSTGDFMDDGGSLKSFIQKNTSILSVKDPELYMDARISPLSLVYYGFCLKNENYKVNLHFAEIMFTDDKTYSSLGRRVFDIYIQGKLVEKDFNIVDKAGGAGRSITMTYDAIVTNGTLEIRFYWAGRGTTAVPVRGVYGPLISAISVDPDFTPPSEGGNGMSTGAVVGIVAAVAFVIILLLGILWWRGSLKGKDTRDEGGVNDYFVPGI
- the LOC127791809 gene encoding probable leucine-rich repeat receptor-like serine/threonine-protein kinase At3g14840 isoform X1, with the protein product MNPALLMNMMTFFSRSLLSLLLIICAISIFFPVSVSAASLAADEVEVLKQIGKTLGKEDWDFSVDPCGGEKGWATLNPSKGFENAVTCDCSFSDNTVCHVTSIVLKSQNLNGTLPTELVNLPYLQEIDLSRNYINGTIPLEWGTTQLINISLIVNRLTGPIPKELGNISTLANLTVEFNQLSGLIPPEIGDLSRLEKLHLSSNNFTGELPETLSKLTNLKDIRLSDNHFTGKIPNFIQSWTNLQKIVMHASGLEGPIPPGIALLTKMSDLRISDLNGTQAPFPPLNNMTSLKYLILRNCNLNGSLPEYLGAVTSLKTLDLSFNKLSGEIPSSFSSLADTDYIFLTGNLLSGPVPDWILKKSENVDLSFNNFTPGSQGCQESEVNLFGSSLNGSTGISSCLTSTHCSRTWYSFRINCGGKEVNVGSGTKYEADTTTLGTSLMFVESNSNWAFSSTGDFMDDGGSLKSFIQKNTSILSVKDPELYMDARISPLSLVYYGFCLKNENYKVNLHFAEIMFTDDKTYSSLGRRVFDIYIQGKLVEKDFNIVDKAGGAGRSITMTYDAIVTNGTLEIRFYWAGRGTTAVPVRGVYGPLISAISVDPDFTPPSEGGNGMSTGAVVGIVAAVAFVIILLLGILWWRGSLKGKDTRDEGGVNDYFVPGI